The following coding sequences lie in one Polynucleobacter sp. HIN7 genomic window:
- a CDS encoding response regulator transcription factor gives MRNKVMLIDDHPAMLMALKSMLLNQVPFEVVAQAQSGEECLSVLKNVQPDIVILDLDMPKTDGFDVIRKIGISYPNIRILILSSLDEQVYGGRVRSLGAHGFVNKTASANIILAACVAVSQGYTFFSTGRNGHAALSDSEKMASISDRELQVMKYLGKGKSNAEISDHLNISSKTVATYKHRLFDKLGISNIADLVLFCRNNHIIEG, from the coding sequence ATGCGTAATAAAGTGATGTTGATTGATGATCATCCTGCCATGTTAATGGCATTGAAGTCCATGCTGTTAAACCAAGTGCCATTTGAAGTGGTTGCCCAAGCCCAAAGCGGCGAAGAATGCCTCAGTGTTTTAAAAAATGTGCAGCCCGATATTGTGATTTTGGATTTGGATATGCCCAAAACCGATGGCTTTGATGTTATCCGGAAGATTGGGATCTCTTACCCCAATATCCGTATCCTAATCCTATCGAGCCTTGACGAGCAGGTCTATGGAGGAAGAGTACGCTCCTTAGGCGCCCATGGCTTTGTGAACAAAACAGCTAGCGCCAATATTATTCTAGCAGCCTGCGTTGCCGTTTCACAAGGCTACACCTTCTTCTCAACAGGTCGTAACGGCCATGCAGCCCTATCCGATAGCGAGAAGATGGCGTCTATTTCTGATCGAGAATTACAAGTCATGAAATACCTGGGTAAAGGAAAATCCAATGCAGAAATATCGGACCACCTCAATATCAGCAGCAAAACGGTTGCAACTTACAAGCATCGTTTATTTGATAAGTTAGGGATTTCCAATATCGCTGATCTGGTTCTCTTTTGCCGCAATAACCACATTATTGAAGGCTAA
- a CDS encoding response regulator, translated as MHSLLGWLFGLSIALCLQCAHAQGGFPQFTQAEQEWIKAHPIVQFSIHEKYRPYWDGGIYPKLLSKLKDCSGLEFSPKWRSSDEAGIHQIRNGEVSLVIDPNQKLESALLGRLTEPIFWGQDVMIATQSNSTSSLNPTVEKTIFFDRGYDFTGPMNQARLINSPELIAQELLTGEAHFAVMPLRLAMHLSEQLNLQKIQIRPLGHKPFAYRWLIADQDRILHSIVQKSLHEADPIFMGELLAIPSLAPNRSGYLANWLWFGMAGSFALIAFLIGHHIWQRKRQFRTESDLLNIAQEAKDASDAKSAFLATVSHEIRTPMNAVIGAQELLLKNSSLNPHQRELLQSAHMSAASLLGMLNQVLDMAKIEAGKFTVEHEPVDLKQILSEINQTFFGYAKNKGLHLASFIDPNIADVLLLDPLRIRQILHNLLSNAIKFTEQGLVFFEVRILANDHAGQLLEFRVIDQGIGMAKEDIERVQMPFEQIRSHLSTSSESGSSTGLGLSITNHLIGLMQSQLIIESAPNLGTSIHFVVAFSRTCHPIENDQRSLNSSGHPLFKNSRALIVEDHPASRQILYLQLQSLGVHVDQCANAREALEYLHKDVYDMILTDHSMPGMHGTDLARMIRSMGYHDIVIIGITADIYAQTSQDKLMQSGMNGVLIKPIRLECLQSELLKHLHPRPTKAAIKPSDASLQMNDLILEEVYKVQLETLEMLKERVDRSLLMSLIHKIKGGALLSKDQLLYDQCVHLEKSDGELTILQQSLQESLTASNHRLDKQINAQR; from the coding sequence ATGCATTCTTTGTTAGGGTGGCTATTCGGTCTAAGCATCGCGCTTTGCTTGCAATGCGCTCACGCCCAAGGAGGCTTTCCCCAATTTACCCAAGCAGAACAAGAATGGATCAAAGCCCATCCAATCGTTCAATTTAGCATTCATGAGAAGTATCGCCCCTACTGGGATGGCGGCATTTATCCAAAACTACTATCAAAGTTAAAAGATTGTTCAGGCCTCGAATTTTCACCAAAGTGGCGTAGCTCTGATGAAGCTGGCATTCATCAAATTCGTAATGGCGAAGTAAGTCTTGTGATTGATCCCAATCAGAAACTGGAATCAGCGCTTCTTGGTCGACTTACAGAGCCAATTTTTTGGGGACAGGATGTGATGATAGCAACGCAATCGAATAGCACGTCTTCATTAAATCCTACAGTTGAAAAGACCATCTTCTTTGATCGTGGCTATGACTTTACAGGGCCAATGAATCAAGCGCGTCTTATCAATTCACCAGAATTAATTGCTCAAGAGTTATTAACAGGAGAGGCGCACTTTGCTGTGATGCCGTTACGCTTGGCAATGCATCTTAGCGAACAACTCAATCTTCAAAAAATACAAATTCGGCCTTTAGGTCATAAGCCATTTGCCTATCGATGGCTGATCGCAGACCAAGATCGCATCCTGCACTCGATTGTTCAAAAATCATTGCACGAAGCAGACCCCATCTTTATGGGTGAGCTATTAGCGATTCCATCCTTAGCGCCAAATCGATCGGGATATCTGGCAAATTGGCTCTGGTTTGGCATGGCCGGCTCCTTTGCATTAATTGCATTTTTGATTGGGCACCATATTTGGCAACGTAAGAGGCAATTCCGAACGGAATCCGACCTATTAAACATTGCTCAAGAAGCTAAAGATGCCAGCGATGCTAAATCCGCATTCTTGGCTACCGTTAGCCATGAAATTCGCACGCCAATGAATGCGGTCATTGGTGCTCAGGAACTATTACTGAAGAATAGCTCATTGAACCCACATCAACGCGAGTTATTGCAAAGTGCCCACATGTCGGCGGCTTCTTTATTGGGAATGCTCAATCAAGTACTCGACATGGCCAAAATTGAAGCGGGAAAATTTACGGTCGAGCATGAGCCAGTTGATTTAAAGCAAATTCTCTCTGAAATTAATCAAACCTTCTTTGGGTATGCCAAGAACAAAGGACTTCACCTTGCTAGCTTTATTGATCCAAATATTGCCGATGTATTACTGCTCGATCCCTTACGGATTCGTCAAATTCTTCACAATCTTCTCAGTAATGCTATTAAATTTACGGAGCAAGGTCTCGTGTTTTTTGAAGTTCGGATATTGGCCAATGACCATGCAGGCCAATTACTAGAGTTTCGGGTGATTGACCAAGGAATTGGCATGGCCAAAGAGGATATTGAGCGGGTGCAGATGCCCTTTGAGCAAATTCGCTCTCACCTGTCAACGAGCAGCGAGTCGGGCTCAAGTACCGGGCTTGGGCTCAGCATTACCAATCATCTCATTGGGTTAATGCAAAGCCAATTAATTATTGAGAGCGCACCTAATTTAGGAACGAGTATTCATTTTGTTGTTGCATTTTCTAGAACCTGTCACCCGATTGAGAATGATCAACGCTCTCTAAATTCATCAGGCCATCCTTTGTTTAAAAATAGTCGAGCGCTGATTGTCGAGGATCATCCTGCTAGCCGACAAATTCTTTATTTGCAATTACAAAGCCTTGGTGTTCATGTTGACCAATGTGCCAATGCTAGGGAAGCCCTCGAATATCTTCATAAAGATGTCTATGACATGATTCTCACGGATCACTCAATGCCCGGAATGCATGGTACCGATTTGGCTCGCATGATTCGCTCGATGGGTTATCACGATATTGTGATTATTGGCATTACAGCCGATATCTATGCCCAGACTTCGCAGGACAAACTAATGCAATCGGGTATGAATGGTGTTCTGATTAAACCAATCCGCCTAGAATGCCTTCAGTCTGAATTACTGAAACACTTACATCCGCGCCCCACGAAAGCAGCCATCAAACCTTCAGACGCGTCTTTGCAGATGAATGATTTGATTCTGGAGGAAGTTTATAAAGTTCAACTTGAAACGCTGGAGATGCTCAAAGAGAGAGTTGATCGTAGCTTACTCATGAGCTTGATTCATAAAATTAAAGGGGGCGCACTACTCAGCAAAGATCAATTACTCTATGACCAATGCGTTCATTTGGAAAAATCAGATGGTGAGCTGACGATACTGCAGCAATCCCTCCAAGAAAGTCTTACTGCTAGCAATCATCGCCTAGATAAACAGATCAACGCGCAGCGCTAA
- a CDS encoding HU family DNA-binding protein, producing MTKADLVDVIADGADLSKTKAEEVLNLALDAIKASVAKGNTMQLVGFGSFSLGSRAARMGRNPKTGEAIKIAASKTVKFSAGKSFKDAVNKR from the coding sequence ATGACAAAAGCAGACTTAGTGGATGTGATTGCAGATGGAGCGGATTTAAGCAAAACCAAAGCGGAGGAGGTGCTTAATTTAGCTCTCGATGCGATCAAGGCGAGTGTTGCCAAGGGCAATACCATGCAATTAGTGGGCTTTGGAAGCTTTTCCTTGGGTTCGCGCGCAGCCCGCATGGGGCGTAACCCAAAAACCGGTGAAGCGATTAAGATTGCAGCCTCAAAAACAGTCAAATTTTCTGCTGGTAAGTCCTTTAAGGATGCAGTGAATAAACGCTAA
- a CDS encoding EAL domain-containing protein, whose amino-acid sequence MSPKSRLYNLVMAWKNKPFRELRDIEQPYWESPRDQEEFAHPTPKNSVNEFVYRGIDFEPIFNRSGSALKGVLFRPLLTASSSEVLRFCMEGIDAIHYWQCSNRIIPLILPINVSDLKIASCVDGLCDLILNSRLPIGLINIGFTNHQAIDNELSAAITKLRRLGVLFHALQFDGNPNTIKLISQFQFEAVHFDASHIRETNSSASAQIIDQIHLFKKWSCKTYFSNVTFVRDNELAYQLGIDYCYGSLMLSPVNRHQIIHIQDSRIGKALFSIQTSK is encoded by the coding sequence ATGAGCCCTAAATCACGGCTTTATAACTTGGTGATGGCATGGAAGAACAAGCCCTTCCGTGAATTGCGTGACATTGAACAGCCATATTGGGAAAGCCCGAGAGATCAAGAAGAATTTGCTCATCCCACCCCAAAAAACTCCGTTAATGAATTCGTCTATCGGGGAATTGATTTTGAACCCATCTTCAATCGCTCCGGAAGTGCCTTAAAGGGGGTTTTATTTCGACCCCTGTTGACGGCAAGCTCATCCGAGGTCTTGCGCTTTTGCATGGAAGGAATTGATGCTATTCATTACTGGCAATGCAGCAATCGCATCATCCCCCTCATTCTTCCAATCAATGTATCTGATCTAAAGATTGCATCATGCGTTGATGGACTATGCGATCTGATCTTAAATTCAAGGCTACCCATCGGCCTAATTAATATTGGCTTTACAAATCACCAAGCCATCGATAACGAATTAAGTGCTGCCATCACAAAGCTAAGGCGCTTGGGCGTGCTATTTCATGCTCTTCAGTTTGATGGCAACCCAAATACGATCAAATTAATTAGCCAGTTTCAGTTTGAGGCTGTTCATTTTGATGCGTCGCACATCCGCGAGACGAACTCTTCGGCTAGCGCCCAAATAATTGACCAAATCCACTTATTTAAGAAGTGGTCCTGCAAAACTTACTTCAGTAACGTGACTTTTGTCCGTGATAACGAACTTGCCTATCAACTCGGTATCGATTATTGCTATGGCAGCCTCATGCTCTCACCTGTCAATCGACATCAAATTATTCATATTCAAGATAGTCGTATTGGTAAAGCACTTTTTTCTATTCAAACATCAAAATAA
- the groL gene encoding chaperonin GroEL (60 kDa chaperone family; promotes refolding of misfolded polypeptides especially under stressful conditions; forms two stacked rings of heptamers to form a barrel-shaped 14mer; ends can be capped by GroES; misfolded proteins enter the barrel where they are refolded when GroES binds), producing the protein MAAKDVVFGDNARVKMVEGVNILANAVKVTLGPKGRNVVIERSFGGPTITKDGVSVAKEIELKDKLQNMGAQMVKEVASKTADIAGDGTTTATVLAQSIVREGMKYVVAGHNPMDLKRGIDKAVSAAIEELKKISKPCTTTKEIAQVGSISANSDESIGKRIAEAMEKVGKEGVITVEDGKSLEDELEVVEGMQFDRGYLSPYFINQPEKQTAVLENPYILLFDKKISNIRDLLPVLEQVAKSGRPLMIVAEDVEGEALATLVVNNIRGILKTCAVKAPGFGDRRKAMLEDIAILTGGQVIAEEVGLTLEKTTLEHLGQAKRVEIGKENTTIIDGAGDAKSIEARVKNIRVQIDEATSDYDREKLQERVAKLAGGVAVIRVGAATEVEMKEKKARVDDALHATRAAVEEGIVPGGGVALIRAKQGIAGLKGDNPDQNAGISIVLRAMEEPLRIIVSNAGDEASVVVNSVAAGKGNHGYNAATGEYGDLVAQGVIDPTKVTKTALVNAASVAALLLTTDCAIAESPKEEAAGGGMPGGMGGMGGMGGMDGMM; encoded by the coding sequence ATGGCAGCAAAAGATGTAGTGTTTGGCGATAACGCCCGCGTCAAGATGGTTGAGGGTGTGAATATCCTCGCAAATGCAGTCAAGGTAACTCTTGGACCCAAAGGCCGTAATGTAGTGATCGAGCGCTCATTTGGCGGCCCAACTATCACCAAAGACGGTGTTTCAGTGGCTAAAGAAATCGAGCTCAAAGATAAGCTCCAGAACATGGGTGCTCAGATGGTCAAGGAGGTTGCTTCGAAGACCGCTGATATCGCAGGTGACGGCACGACAACCGCTACTGTACTAGCTCAGTCAATTGTGCGTGAAGGTATGAAGTATGTAGTTGCTGGCCATAATCCCATGGATCTCAAGCGCGGTATTGATAAAGCGGTAAGCGCTGCGATTGAAGAGCTCAAAAAAATCAGCAAGCCTTGCACCACCACCAAAGAAATTGCACAAGTTGGTTCGATTTCAGCGAATAGCGATGAGAGCATTGGTAAGCGTATCGCTGAAGCAATGGAGAAGGTTGGTAAAGAGGGTGTGATTACCGTCGAAGATGGTAAGTCTCTTGAAGACGAATTAGAAGTAGTAGAGGGTATGCAGTTTGACCGTGGCTACTTGTCCCCATACTTCATTAATCAGCCTGAGAAGCAAACCGCTGTGTTGGAGAACCCTTATATTCTCTTGTTTGATAAGAAGATCAGCAATATCCGTGATCTCTTGCCAGTTCTCGAGCAAGTGGCTAAATCAGGTCGCCCATTGATGATTGTTGCTGAAGATGTTGAAGGCGAAGCCTTGGCAACCCTAGTAGTGAACAACATCCGCGGTATCCTAAAAACATGTGCTGTGAAGGCGCCTGGTTTTGGTGATCGTCGTAAAGCGATGTTGGAAGATATTGCAATCTTGACCGGTGGCCAAGTGATTGCTGAGGAAGTTGGTCTAACACTCGAGAAGACCACTCTTGAGCATCTTGGGCAAGCCAAGCGTGTTGAGATTGGCAAAGAGAACACCACCATTATTGATGGTGCAGGCGATGCAAAATCGATTGAAGCCCGCGTCAAGAACATTCGCGTTCAGATCGACGAAGCCACCAGCGACTATGACCGCGAGAAACTACAAGAGCGTGTTGCTAAGTTGGCAGGCGGTGTTGCTGTAATCCGCGTTGGTGCTGCAACCGAAGTCGAAATGAAAGAGAAGAAAGCACGTGTTGATGATGCATTGCATGCGACCCGTGCGGCCGTTGAAGAGGGCATTGTTCCTGGCGGCGGCGTTGCACTGATTCGTGCAAAGCAGGGCATTGCTGGTCTCAAGGGCGATAATCCTGATCAAAACGCTGGTATTAGCATTGTGTTGCGCGCAATGGAAGAGCCACTACGTATCATCGTTTCCAATGCAGGTGATGAGGCTAGCGTAGTAGTGAATTCAGTAGCCGCTGGTAAAGGTAATCATGGTTACAACGCTGCCACGGGCGAGTATGGTGACTTAGTTGCTCAAGGCGTGATTGACCCAACCAAGGTTACAAAGACCGCGTTAGTTAATGCCGCATCTGTTGCTGCACTATTACTGACCACCGACTGCGCAATTGCAGAATCTCCAAAAGAGGAAGCTGCTGGCGGCGGTATGCCAGGCGGTATGGGTGGCATGGGTGGCATGGGTGGTATGGACGGAATGATGTAA
- the dacB gene encoding D-alanyl-D-alanine carboxypeptidase/D-alanyl-D-alanine endopeptidase gives MNFSGLSCIFLTRNLGLVLALFCFAPFLGHDAAAQSTLPTGVEQAIKRSGIPKDSISIAVSEIPSAANPKLSSPSIIRWRDEVAMNPASTIKLLTTLVALDILGPKYRWKTELFADGAIKNGTLKGNIYFVGHGDPKWIPEELDRLTKQLRALGIQRIDGNLVFDRSAYAKQVMEEITIDGETLRAYNVPPDPLLYAFRTLSFQINPNKNGDGFQISYTPKLARLSIQNDIMTSSAPCDGARRNLRLEMVPNPLEIANSQVKNKSAIQWQAIFSGELPQNCRGVTFNVVKFDPDTFLTLGFTAAWEEAGGLWVRPPRGQAGSVPVYARPLLSIEGLSLLEAAEDINKFSNNVMARQVFLTLALEKIGKPADIESAKGVVQAWLNQRGLDFPELVIENGSGLSRNEAISARNLNSLLISAQNLPIAETFAATLPAAGSEGTMRNRLITQLRKFLHLKKKPEARIKTGSLNNVRTISGYVYSKSGRIYAVTSFINDPKANRGQEVHDQLLTWLLEDGPDPKDAR, from the coding sequence ATGAACTTTAGTGGGCTAAGTTGTATTTTTTTAACTCGAAATCTAGGGTTAGTACTAGCACTTTTCTGCTTCGCCCCTTTTCTTGGTCATGATGCTGCAGCCCAATCTACCCTTCCCACTGGCGTTGAACAGGCAATTAAACGTAGTGGCATTCCGAAAGATTCGATCAGCATTGCGGTTAGCGAAATTCCATCGGCAGCCAATCCAAAGCTAAGCTCACCTTCGATTATTCGTTGGCGTGATGAAGTTGCCATGAATCCAGCCTCCACGATTAAATTACTCACCACCTTGGTTGCCCTGGATATTTTGGGGCCAAAGTACCGATGGAAAACGGAACTCTTCGCCGATGGTGCGATCAAAAATGGGACCTTAAAAGGTAATATCTATTTTGTGGGCCACGGTGATCCGAAATGGATCCCAGAAGAGCTTGATCGCCTAACAAAACAATTGCGTGCCCTTGGCATCCAACGCATTGATGGAAATTTGGTTTTTGATCGAAGCGCGTACGCTAAGCAAGTGATGGAAGAGATCACGATTGATGGTGAAACCTTGCGTGCCTATAACGTTCCCCCAGATCCTTTGTTGTATGCCTTTCGCACCCTCTCTTTTCAGATTAATCCGAATAAAAATGGTGACGGCTTTCAGATTAGTTATACCCCGAAGTTAGCCCGCCTCTCAATTCAAAATGACATTATGACGAGCTCGGCTCCATGTGATGGGGCAAGGCGTAATCTTCGGCTGGAGATGGTTCCGAATCCATTAGAGATTGCAAACTCTCAAGTGAAGAATAAATCGGCAATTCAGTGGCAAGCTATTTTTTCTGGCGAACTACCTCAGAACTGTCGCGGGGTTACATTCAATGTGGTCAAGTTCGATCCCGATACCTTCCTAACTCTAGGATTTACAGCAGCATGGGAAGAGGCGGGAGGGCTATGGGTTCGACCACCTCGTGGTCAAGCTGGATCAGTCCCTGTATATGCCCGCCCTCTATTGAGTATTGAAGGCTTAAGTCTTTTGGAGGCTGCTGAGGATATCAATAAGTTCTCAAACAATGTAATGGCCCGACAAGTTTTTTTGACCCTCGCCCTTGAAAAAATTGGGAAGCCTGCTGATATTGAATCAGCAAAAGGTGTAGTCCAAGCTTGGCTGAATCAGCGCGGATTGGATTTTCCGGAACTCGTGATTGAGAATGGTTCGGGCTTATCCCGTAACGAAGCGATCTCTGCACGCAACCTAAATAGCCTTTTGATTTCGGCTCAAAACTTACCGATTGCCGAGACCTTTGCTGCCACCTTGCCAGCCGCAGGATCCGAGGGAACCATGCGAAACCGCTTGATTACTCAATTGCGTAAATTTTTACACCTCAAGAAAAAGCCAGAGGCCCGCATCAAAACAGGTTCTCTAAACAATGTACGCACCATCTCAGGTTATGTCTATAGCAAATCAGGTCGGATCTATGCAGTGACCTCGTTCATCAATGACCCTAAAGCCAATCGAGGCCAAGAGGTTCACGATCAATTACTTACATGGTTATTGGAGGACGGCCCAGATCCAAAAGATGCGCGCTGA
- the purE gene encoding 5-(carboxyamino)imidazole ribonucleotide mutase has protein sequence MTSPVIVGVVMGSNSDWDTMQHAVQMLEHFGIAYEKQVLSAHRMPDEMFAYAESAQARGLRAIIAGAGGAAHLPGMLASKTIVPVWGVPVPSKYLRGEDSLYSIAQMPKGIPVATFAIGEAGAANAALHIVGMLAHSDPGLAKKLHAFREEQTQAARAMKLP, from the coding sequence ATGACGAGTCCGGTCATCGTAGGCGTGGTAATGGGATCCAATTCCGATTGGGATACGATGCAACACGCGGTCCAGATGCTTGAACATTTTGGGATTGCCTATGAAAAACAAGTTCTGTCTGCCCATCGCATGCCCGATGAAATGTTCGCTTACGCTGAATCTGCGCAGGCACGGGGCTTGAGAGCCATCATTGCTGGAGCAGGCGGTGCAGCTCATTTGCCCGGAATGCTGGCATCTAAAACGATTGTGCCGGTGTGGGGCGTGCCTGTTCCCAGTAAATATTTGCGAGGAGAGGATTCCTTATATTCTATTGCGCAGATGCCTAAAGGCATTCCGGTAGCAACGTTTGCGATTGGCGAGGCTGGCGCAGCAAACGCAGCCTTACATATTGTCGGCATGCTAGCGCATTCCGATCCAGGGCTAGCAAAAAAATTGCATGCGTTTCGTGAGGAGCAAACCCAAGCTGCCCGCGCAATGAAGTTACCTTAA
- a CDS encoding 5-(carboxyamino)imidazole ribonucleotide synthase yields MMSSSHSTNLKHQSAILPPAWLGILGGGQLGRMFVHEAQSLGYKVCVLDPDPLSPGGAVAEKHLCANYDDAAALQEMAALCATISTEFENVPAKTLDYFEEQGIFVAPRGSCVSIAQDRIVEKQFLEQCQRLSGIGPAPHAVIRSESDLAQLPDHLFPGILKTARLGYDGKGQVTVHQRNDLTKAWHDLGRVACVLEKRMPLAFEVSALVVRGHDGQCVAYPISENVHRNGILHTSTVPSPSLLASLVPKIIHASQLIAKEMGYVGVLCVEYFVLDDQTVIANEIAPRPHNSGHYTMDACVTSQFEQQVRAMARLPLGDVRLLTNVSMLNILGDAWFSSGATQEPAWNRVLDHPSAKLHLYGKASPKPGRKMGHINCLGHTIEEAKQACAEVATHLGIDP; encoded by the coding sequence ATGATGAGTTCATCGCATAGTACTAATTTGAAGCATCAATCCGCAATTCTTCCACCGGCATGGCTTGGTATTTTGGGTGGCGGTCAATTAGGACGCATGTTTGTGCACGAGGCGCAATCCCTAGGCTATAAGGTTTGCGTCTTGGATCCCGATCCCTTGAGTCCGGGGGGCGCTGTTGCAGAAAAGCACCTTTGCGCTAATTACGATGATGCAGCTGCTTTACAAGAAATGGCAGCACTTTGCGCAACCATTAGCACTGAGTTTGAGAATGTTCCTGCGAAGACCTTAGACTATTTTGAAGAACAAGGAATCTTTGTTGCTCCCCGTGGCTCTTGTGTTTCGATTGCGCAAGACCGAATTGTGGAAAAGCAGTTTTTAGAACAATGCCAACGCCTCTCTGGGATTGGCCCAGCTCCCCATGCAGTGATTCGTTCAGAAAGTGATCTTGCACAACTGCCCGATCATTTATTTCCAGGGATCTTAAAGACCGCGCGCTTAGGTTATGACGGCAAGGGACAGGTCACTGTTCATCAACGCAATGATCTAACGAAGGCTTGGCACGATTTAGGTCGTGTGGCTTGCGTACTTGAAAAACGGATGCCGCTAGCATTTGAGGTTTCGGCATTAGTAGTGCGTGGTCACGATGGGCAATGCGTTGCGTATCCGATTTCGGAGAACGTTCATCGAAACGGGATTTTGCATACCAGTACCGTTCCATCCCCATCTCTTCTGGCGAGCTTAGTACCCAAAATCATTCATGCGAGTCAGTTGATTGCTAAAGAAATGGGCTATGTCGGCGTTTTGTGCGTGGAATACTTTGTGTTAGACGATCAAACCGTGATCGCGAACGAGATTGCGCCAAGGCCCCATAATTCGGGGCATTACACCATGGACGCTTGTGTAACCAGTCAATTTGAACAACAAGTGCGAGCTATGGCGCGCCTACCCTTAGGGGATGTACGTCTACTAACCAATGTCTCCATGCTCAATATTTTGGGTGATGCGTGGTTTAGTTCTGGGGCGACGCAAGAGCCTGCCTGGAATCGAGTACTCGATCATCCCAGTGCTAAATTGCATTTGTATGGCAAAGCAAGCCCCAAGCCTGGGCGCAAAATGGGTCATATTAATTGCTTAGGTCATACCATTGAGGAAGCAAAGCAAGCGTGTGCGGAAGTTGCCACTCATTTGGGGATTGATCCTTAA
- a CDS encoding L-threonylcarbamoyladenylate synthase: MTKPNSSLIDCALDTIRTGKLVAIPTETVYGLGADASNRDAIQKIYQLKGRPTDHPLIVHVQAPPSGSKDLEQEWLTILSPWTRHIPESALILIKHFWPGPLTLVFEKSRSVLDSVTGGQTTVAIRSPAHPLTQELLHRFGGGIAAPSANRYGRISPTSAADVEAEFPNNPDLLILDGGPCEHGIESTILDVSGEGSPKLLRPGSISPSMIKASIGIDVVSSGNTVNQPRVSGTHLAHYAPHTPLYLYSASDLASQLDALIREAPDAKFAVLVWEQDYSQHEALLIAYLNNLTFIALAMDPALVAKQLYRLLRDLDQGQYQGILIPSPPKTEAWDAVRDRLQRASFGSGPSSNNHVSN, translated from the coding sequence ATGACCAAGCCAAATTCGTCCTTAATCGATTGTGCTCTAGATACAATTCGGACCGGGAAGCTCGTAGCCATTCCCACCGAGACCGTATATGGTTTGGGTGCTGATGCGAGTAATCGCGATGCAATCCAAAAAATTTACCAACTCAAGGGAAGGCCTACCGATCATCCTCTAATTGTTCATGTTCAGGCGCCACCAAGTGGCAGTAAAGATCTTGAACAAGAGTGGTTGACCATCTTAAGTCCCTGGACTCGGCATATTCCAGAGAGCGCACTGATTTTGATCAAGCACTTTTGGCCGGGGCCTCTGACCTTGGTTTTTGAAAAAAGTAGATCGGTTTTGGATTCTGTGACCGGAGGACAGACCACCGTGGCGATTCGTTCACCGGCTCATCCATTGACCCAAGAGCTATTGCATCGTTTTGGAGGCGGCATTGCTGCGCCATCAGCGAATCGTTATGGGCGCATCTCACCAACTTCGGCTGCCGACGTTGAGGCTGAGTTTCCAAATAATCCAGATCTATTGATTTTGGATGGCGGCCCTTGTGAGCATGGGATAGAGTCAACCATTTTGGATGTCTCTGGCGAAGGGTCGCCTAAATTACTTCGCCCAGGATCAATTAGCCCATCCATGATTAAGGCAAGCATCGGGATTGATGTGGTGAGTTCCGGAAATACCGTAAACCAGCCCCGAGTATCGGGCACCCATCTGGCTCACTACGCACCCCATACCCCTCTGTATTTATATTCAGCTTCTGATCTAGCATCGCAACTGGATGCGTTGATTCGTGAAGCGCCTGATGCTAAATTTGCTGTGCTTGTTTGGGAGCAGGACTATTCACAGCATGAGGCTCTACTTATAGCCTATTTGAATAATCTAACTTTTATAGCACTTGCGATGGATCCCGCATTAGTTGCAAAGCAACTCTATCGCCTCTTAAGAGATCTTGATCAAGGCCAATATCAGGGTATTTTGATTCCAAGCCCTCCAAAGACTGAGGCGTGGGATGCAGTACGTGATCGGCTTCAGCGCGCATCTTTTGGATCTGGGCCGTCCTCCAATAACCATGTAAGTAATTGA
- the groES gene encoding co-chaperone GroES, with protein MNLRPLHDRVIIKRLDQETKTASGIVIPDNAAEKPDQGEVLAVGPGKRDDSGKLNAPDVKVGDRVLFGKYAGQTVKVDGDELLVMREEDIMAVVQK; from the coding sequence ATGAATCTACGTCCTTTACACGATCGCGTGATTATTAAGCGCTTAGATCAAGAAACAAAAACCGCCTCTGGAATCGTGATTCCAGATAACGCAGCAGAAAAGCCTGATCAGGGCGAGGTATTGGCCGTTGGCCCCGGTAAGCGTGATGACAGTGGCAAATTAAATGCCCCCGATGTCAAAGTTGGCGATCGCGTTCTATTTGGAAAGTATGCGGGTCAAACTGTAAAAGTTGATGGCGACGAGCTTCTTGTCATGCGTGAAGAAGACATCATGGCCGTTGTTCAGAAGTAA